Genomic window (Tardiphaga sp. vice304):
TCGGCTTTCTCTGATCACGACATCGACGTATGATCGCCGGCGGCTGACTATACGGCTGCGATCAATGAACGCTGGATGAAAACCCGGTCAAAATTTGGCTGAACCGATGACAGATTCGAGAGTAACGATCGTTCCGACCAGCCGTCGCCTCGTCTGCGCCGAATGCGGCACCGAATTCGGCTGCGACCTGTCCGGCAACTGCTGGTGCATCGACGAGCCGGTCGCGCTGCCGATGCCGACCGCGGGCGGCGACTGCCTGTGTCGGGAGTGTCTGCGCAACAAGACGGGGGCTGCAGTCGACGCGGCTAGCTGACTTCTCCGTCGCCGCCATTGGCTTTAGCCGCGAAAAACGGGGCGATGAACGCCAGCGGCCAGATGAAGGTGATAAACCCCGGCGCAAACGGCGCCACGGCAAAAGCGACGACGAAGACGAGTGCCGAGAACGCCGGCGCGCCGAGCATCTGCCAATGCCGGCCGGGCGCGGCCGCCATCACCCAGAGCACGAGGTTGATGGTCGCGATCAGCGCCAGGTTGAACGCATAGAGGGTGGCGACGTCGCGGGCCTGGGAATAGCTGCCATACAGGCCGGAGGTCACCGGCAGCAGGATGATCGAGAGCAGGTACAGCAGATTGACCAGCACGGCGGCGCGGCCGCCGTCCGGCGCATAAGCAAGCCGGCGCTGGTGGCTGAACCAGAACATGCCGGCGATGACGAAGCTGAGCAGCAGCGCCAGCAGGTTCGTGCCGTACACGGCGGCAATCGCGTGCCAGTCCGGCGTGGCGACCATCAGTTTCTGCTTCGGCAGATCGTAGGCCAGCAGCGTCATCGCCACACCGAAAATGGTGTTGCTCAACGCCTCCAGCCGCCGCATCTCGAACGCTCCGAGCCGGTTCGCCATGAAGATTCCCACGTTAGCCGGAGCGGAGTATCTTGTCTTTTGGGATAAAGGGCAAATTCAGGAAACCTGCTGCGATCGCCGCAACCTGTTTCAGTGCGCGCCGGCGCTGCGGCGGTCGCGATCGGTCTGGATGTAGTACAGCCGCTTGGCCTGCAGCATCAGCATGTCGGCGCGCTTGACGACCTGCTCGAGCCGTTCGCCGGGCCGGCTGGTGCTGATGCCGGTCGAGACGCTGAGCTCGAGGTCCGGATAATACTGGTTGTTGACCTCGATCAGTTCGGCCAAAGACGCCAGCACGGCTTCGCCGCCGGCGGCGTCGGTGCCGGGCAGCAGCACCGCGAACTCGTCGCCACCGATGCGCGCCACCGTCGCCGGCTTTTCCACCAGCGAGCCGAACACCTCGCCGGCGCGGCGCAGCAGCGCGTCGCCGACGGCGTGGCCGAGTTCGTCATTCGCGGTCTTCAGCCCATTGAGATCAGCGATGATGATGGTGACCGGCTGCTGGCCCCTGCGCTCCAGCCGGTTCAACTCGTCGACATAAAACGACCGGTTGAGCGTTCGCGTCAGCACGTCGTGGGTACCGAGATATTCGAGATAGGCTTCCGCCTTCTTGCGCGCGGTGATGTCGGTCAGCGCAACCTGCACCCTTGACCAGTCGCGCTCGTGGTTCGGCAGCACGGAGAATTGCAGCAGCAGGTGCAGCTTGGTGCCGTCGAGCGCATAATTGACCACCTCGCGCTGCTGAAACAGTTTGCCATTCCACAGGTCGATCAACTGCTCGCGGAAATGCGGCCCCATCTCGTCGCGAAACACGTCGCCCAGATTGCGCAGCAGGGTTTCCTTGTCGGGCGCGCCGAACAGTTCCAGCGTGCGGGCATTGACGTCGAGCACGCGGATCTCGCTCATGCAGCGCGACACGAACTCCTCATGCACGTCAGTGAAGACGCGAAAATCCTCGACGCCGCGCTCGCGCACTTCGTCGATCAGCCGTTTCACACCGCTGAAATCCTCGACCCACAGCGACACCGGCGAATGCGCGAACAGGCCGAACGCATAGTCCTCGCTCTTGGCAAGTCGGCGCCTCGCGCCCTCGCGTTCGGTGACGTCCTCGATCGCGATCATGACGCGGTCCCAGCGCGCTTCATGGCCGGGCAGCACCGTGCCGTGCAACTGGATGTCGAGCCGGTCGCCGGCCAGCGTGTAATTGACGGTGTGGCTGGAGAACTGGGTCTGCCCGCTCCACAATTGCGCCAGCTCCGAGACGTGGCTCTTGAAGGTGTCGTCGCGCATCACGAGGCTGAGGCTGACCATCAGATGGTTGAGGTCGCGCGCCCCGAACAGCGACAGCGTCTTGCGGTTGACCCGGAGGATGCGGATGCGCTGCGAGCATTCCTGGACGCGGGCAGGATTGGCCAGCAGATAGGTCCCGATGTCATCGACGCCCTGCGCCTGCCACTGCTCGAACAGCGCCTTGACGTCGCTGTAGTCTTCGATCCACAGCGAAACCGGCGCCAGTTCAAACATCTTGGCATCGGTGTCGGGATCAATCGGAAAAGACATGGCGGCCTTGAAAAATTCAGTCAGGGAATGTTCCGACCCTTATGCGCCTACCGGTTAAGAATGTCCCTATCGATGTGTGTGAAAAAACAACCGGCGCCGAACCGCGAGGTCCGGCGCCGATGTGATCCGGCAGGCCGTGACAGCCGGCTGCGCTACGGCTGGCCAGAGCCGCCGGCGGCGCCGTAAACCTGGCCGGTGGCGTAGGTCGCATCCGGCGCCGCCAGCTGCACATAGATCGATGCCAGCTCGACCGGCTGGCCGGCGCGGCCGAGCGGCGTCGTGGCGCCGAACTTCTCCAGCTTCTCCATGGTCGCCCCGCCGGACACCTGCAGCGGCGTCCAGATCGGACCGGGCGCCACCGCGTTGACGCGGATGCCCTTGGCCGCCAGCTGCTTGGCCAGCGATTTGACGTAGCTGGTCGTGGCGGCCTTGGTCTGCGCGTAATCGTAGAGTTCGGCCGAGGGATCGATCGCCTGCTCCGACGAGCTGGCGATGATTACCGCGCCCGGCTTGAGATGCGGCATCGCCGCCTTGATGGTCCAGAACGGCGCGTAGATGTTGGTCTTCATGGTAGCGTCGAATTCTTCCGACGTGATGTCCATGATCGAGGCCTGGGTCTGCTGCCGGCCGGCATTGTTGACGAGAATGTCGAGCCCGCCGAGACCCTGCACCGCCTTCGCGACCATCTCCTGGCAGAACGCCTCGGAACGCAGATCGCCGGGGATCGCCACCGCGACGCGGCCCTCGGCCTTGATCAGCGCGATAACCTGCTGTGCGTCGGGCTCTTCATCCGGTAGATAATTGATGGCGACGTCGGCGCCCTCGCGCGCATAGGCGATCGCCGCGGCGCGGCCCATGCCGGAATCGCCGCCGGTGATCAGCGCCTTGCGGCCGGCAAGACGGCCTGACCCCTTGTAGCTCTTCTCGCCATGGTCCGGCAGCGGATCCATCTGGCTGGCCAGGCCCGGCCATTTTTGCGACTGCTTCTTGTAGGGCGGCACCGGATATTTGGTGCGGGGATCTTCGAGCGGAACGGCGGCCATCGGCGGATTTCCTTGCGCAAAAGCGGGAGCGGCCGAGGTTGCCAGACCGGCGAGACCCAAGCCTGCTCCGCCGACGACGTTTCGTCGCGTGAGTGATAGGCGTGTAGAATCGTTGTCCTGGGTGGTCATGCTGCAATCCTCGTGATGAGCACGCCTAACCCGGCCAATTGCTCATCGTTCCGATGGCGGCCGTCACAGACAATTGAGGGCGGTCACGCCTAAACGTCATATCCCGGCGAGCGCCGCGCCAGACCGCCAAACGCATCCAGCAGCTTTTCCCGCCAAGCGTAGATCGCATCCTCCTTCGCCAGCAATGGGAACGCGCTGATCGCGCGTGCCCATTGGAAGCCGCCGAACATGATATAGTCGGCATAGTTCGGCGCCTCGCCGCCGAGGAAGGGCTGCGTCTTGAGCGTCAGCCGCATCGGGTCCAGCGATTTGCGGAAGCCGGCGACGCGCTGCTCGCGATCCGCCGAAACCTCTTCCAGCGTCTTGCCGAAACGGGCCTCGCGCGACTGCCGGAAATAGGCTTGGTCCTGCGGCCGCAGATGCGCCCAGATATCGGCGACGATCATCGGAAACAGGCCTCCGATCACCACCGTATCGCCCCACCAGTTCAGCATCCGCCCCATCGCACGGCCGCCGTCGCCGCCGAACAAAGAGGGCCGATCAGGATAGGCGTCTTCGAGATGGCAGGCGATGGCCCAGGAGTCCGACACCGTGCGATCGCCGTCGATCAGCACCGGGACCTTCTCGGACCCGTGCGGCGCAATCGCCTCGCGCTCGGTAAAGCGCCACGGCACCGAGGCGGTCTCGAGCCCCTTATGCGCCAGCGCCATCCGCGTCCGCCAGCAGAACGGGCTGAACGGACGATCCGCATCCGTGCCGACCAGTTCGTAGAGTTGTCGTGTCATCGTAATTCTCCGCAGCCGTCATGCACGGGCGCAAGGAATGGAGGGGAGCATCGGAGGGAGATGCGGGTACGCGAAGGTCGCCGGATTTGACGCGGCAAGTCAACGGCTTTCCCGCGCATGAAAATGCCGCGCCCTTGCGGACGCGGCATCGTTCATTTTCCCGTTCGTTGAAACTTACATCCCGATGATGGCGATGTCGGTCACCTTGCCGGTGACGCCGGCAATCCTGGCGGCTTCGGTGGCCTTGCCGGTGGCGAGATCGACCGAATACAGCGTGCCGTCGGCCATCAGCCAGGCTTCGTTCTTGGTGCCGTCCGACCAGATGTCGAACGCCACCGCGGAAGGCTTAATGCCGAGCTTGCCGACGGCGCCGAGGATGCCGTCATTCGGGGGCGCCTGCTTGACCAGCGCGCCGATCGTGCCGTCGATATTGAACAATGCGGTTTCCTTGGTGCCCTTCACCGAGTTGGTGTAGGCGCCGGCGATGACGTTCGGCTTCTCGCCCTTGTGCATGTCGGCTTCGGCGTATTTGTGGTCGCCGTCCTTGGTCACCTTGCCGTCGTCGACATTGACGCGCAGGCTCATGCCGTCCGAACCCATCACGCGCAGGCGGTCGGCGACCGGGTTGAAGTCGACGGTGGCTGTGACGCCCTTGGCCAGCATGGTGTCGAGCTTGGACTTCATCGTCGCCTTGCCGTCGGCGGCGATGGTGACGACGGTGCCGTCATCGACCAGGCCGTACAAAAGGCCGTCCGACGGTCGCACGTCGATGCCGACCAGCATGCCGGTGATGCCGGTGACCTTGACCGAGCCGGTGGCCTTCTTCTGGGCGGTATCGACCATGGCGATGGTATCGCCACCGACCAGGGCTGCGACCTGCGCGGCGTTGGCGGCGGCGGAGGTCAGCAGCAGGGCGACGGAGGTGGCGAGTAGCGAGTGAATCTTCATGGGTAGCTCCCTGGGTTTCACGATCCTCTCGGGATCGACACAGGGAGTACCGGCCGACCCCGTGGATTGGATGCACGGCGGTCAAAATAATTTTGCGAATAATTTCCGAGCCACTGCATCCAAATGCCGCACGGCCAGAGTACAGTGGACATGCAAAGGCATCGGAATGACCGGGAGTGGCACCATAACGAAGCGGAGCGAGAGACGCCTGCTCGACAACGAGCGCGAGGCGCAGCTCGCGGCTGCGCTGGCGCGCTGCGCGGCGGGCGACCGGGCCGCGCTGCAGATGATCTATGCCGGCGAGGCGCCGCGGATGATCGGCGTCGCGCGCCGCATCCTGTTGCGGCAGGACCTCGCGGAAGAAGCCGTGCATGACGCCTTCATGCGGATCTGGCGCAGCGCGGCCGGTTTCGATCCGCACCGCGGCAGCGCGCGCGGCTGGCTCTATGCCATCGTGCGCAACCGCGCGCTGAGCATCCACCGCAACGAGCACCGCTATGACGCCTCCGTCGAAACCGCGCTCGAGATCGACTGCGAGGCGACCATGACGCGGTTGCCCGAGACCTCGGCGCTGCGGCGCTGCCTGGAGCGCATCGACCGGCCACGGCGCGACGTGGTGGTGCTGGCCTATGCGCATGGCATGAGCCACGGCGAACTCGCCGGTCGCATGAAGGTGCCGCTCGGCACCGTGAAGAGCTGGGTGCGCCGCGGCCTGTTCTCGCTGCAGGAGTGCATGGGATGAGCCTGCCCGAGGACGACCACATCAATGACCTCGCCGCCGACTATGTGATGGGCCTGCTGGAAGGCGCCGAACTGGCCGCCGCGGAGTCGCGTCTCGACAGCGACGACGCCTTCGCCGGCGCGGTCCATGCCTGGCGCGAGCGGCTCGCCGAACTCGATGCCACCGCCGAGGAAATGCAGCCCAGCGCCGCGCTGTGGGACCGCATTGCCGCAAGCACCAGAGTTGCGCCGGCGATCCCGCTGCCGGGCGCGCGCAACGCGCTGCGCGGTGCCACGCTGTGGAACAATTTGCGGTTCTGGCGCGGCGCCGGGATCGGCGGCGCCTTTGCGGCGCTGGCCTTCGCGATGATCATGATCGGCGCGCTGGCGACTTCGCGGCAGCTTCGCCACGAACTGGTGGCGCTGGCGCAGCGCAAGCCGATCTATGTCGCGGTGCTGGTCAACGATACGACCAAAGAAGCCGGCGCGATCGTCAACACGTTCTCCAACGGCCGCGTCGAACTGATCCCGCTGCGCGCCATCGACGTGCCGGCCGGCCGCACGCTGCAGGTCTGGACGCTGTGGGACCGTGCGATCGGGCCGAAATCGATCGGCCTCGCCTCGCAGTCCCGCACATTGCAGCTCAATCTGGAATCGCTGCCGGACACGGTCGCCGACCAGCTGTTCGAGATCACCCTGGAACCCGAAGGCGGCTCGCCGATCGGCCGGCCCACCGGCCCGATCCTGTTCAAGGGCAACGCCGCGCGCGCGCTGTAGCTTTTCGGTGTTCCCCCGACTTCGGGACATGAGGAAGATGACCAGGCCGCGCCCGCCGGAAATGCGCTGCTGAAGCCGCGGCGGCAGGGCTTTTATCGCCGGGGGACTCGCCCCATATTCCCTGTATGGCGAAAACTCCCGAGACACCCAAGAAGTCCCCCATCAAGCGCGCGAAGACCCCGGCGGCGAAGCCCGGCGCGGGGCGACCCGAGGTCAAGCCGATCGGCCCGGCGCTGGCCGAACTGCTGAATCCCGCGATCAACCGCGGCGAGGCCGGCATGGGTTCCTCGACCGGCCTGCAGCCGCCACCGAGCAATTCGCTGGAGCGCCGCTCCGGCGGCGAGGCAGCGGTGCATCGCGCCCGCGCCTCCACGCCGAAGAACTTCAAGGGCGATAGCGGTCCGCGCCCCACCCCGTTGCAGCCGCTGCCGCAGCCGGCGCGGCCTTACGCGCTGCGGCTGAGCGAACAGGGTTTCGAGGAAGCGCCGCAGGCCGTCTATGGCACGCATGCGGCGATCCCGACGCTCGACCCGGAACTGGCGAAGCAATATGGCTTCACCACCGAGGAAGAGGACAATGCCGCGCTGGCCCGCCCGCCGCGCAACAAGATGGAAGCTTTGGGCGTGCAGGCCACCGCCGACGCGCTGGAAGCGCTGGTCACCAATGGCCGCCCCGAATTCAAGGACGACAAGATCTGGGTTCCGCATCGCCCGCCACGCCCCGACAAGTCCGAAGGCGGCGTGAAATTCGTCATCAAGTCGGAATACGAGCCGAAGGGCGACCAGCCGACCGCGATCAAGGAACTGGTCGAGGGCATCAGCCGCAACGACCGCACCCAGGTGCTGCTCGGCGTCACCGGCTCCGGCAAGACCTATACGATGGCCAAGGTGATCGAGGCGACGCAGCGCCCGGCGATCATCCTCGCGCCGAACAAGACGCTGGCGGCGCAGCTCTATGGCGAGTTCAAGAGCTTCTTCCCCGACAACGCCGTCGAATATTTTGTCTCGTATTACGACTACTACCAGCCCGAGGCCTATGTGCCGCGGACCGACACTTATATCGAGAAGGATTCCTCGATCAACGAGCAGATCGACCGCATGCGCCATTCGGCGACGCGCGCGCTGCTGGAGCGCGACGACGTCATCATCGTGGCTTCCGTGTCATGCATCTACGGTATCGGCTCGGTGGAGACCTACACCGCGATGACCTTCGCCCTGAAGAAAGGCGAGCGCATCGACCAGCGGCAGTTGATCGCCGACCTCGTGGCGCTGCAATACAAGCGCACACAACACGACTTCACCCGCGGCACTTTTCGCGTGCGCGGCGATGTCATCGACATCTTCCCGGCGCACTACGAAGACCGCGCCTGGCGCGTCAATCTGTTCGGCGACACCGTCGAGACCATCGAGGAATTCGACCCGCTCACCGGCCACAAGCAGGACGAGCTGGAATTCATCAAGATCTATGCCAACTCGCATTACGTGACGCCGCGGCCGACCCTGATCCAGGCGATCAAGTCGATCAAGGCCGAGTTGAAATGGCGGCTCGAGCAGCTGCACGAACAGGGCCGCCTCTTGGAAGCGCAGCGGCTCGAGCAGCGCACCACCTTCGACATCGAGATGATGGAAGCCACCGGCTCCTGCGCCGGCATCGAGAATTACAGCCGCTATCTCACCGGCCGCCGGCCGGGCGAGCCGCCGCCGACCCTGTTCGAATACGTGCCGGACAACGCGCTGGTATTCGCCGACGAGAGCCACGTCACCGTGCCGCAGATCGGCGGCATGTTCAAAGGCGATTTTCGGCGCAAGGCGACGCTGGCGGAATATGGCTTCCG
Coding sequences:
- a CDS encoding sigma-70 family RNA polymerase sigma factor; translated protein: MTGSGTITKRSERRLLDNEREAQLAAALARCAAGDRAALQMIYAGEAPRMIGVARRILLRQDLAEEAVHDAFMRIWRSAAGFDPHRGSARGWLYAIVRNRALSIHRNEHRYDASVETALEIDCEATMTRLPETSALRRCLERIDRPRRDVVVLAYAHGMSHGELAGRMKVPLGTVKSWVRRGLFSLQECMG
- a CDS encoding DUF4394 domain-containing protein; the protein is MKIHSLLATSVALLLTSAAANAAQVAALVGGDTIAMVDTAQKKATGSVKVTGITGMLVGIDVRPSDGLLYGLVDDGTVVTIAADGKATMKSKLDTMLAKGVTATVDFNPVADRLRVMGSDGMSLRVNVDDGKVTKDGDHKYAEADMHKGEKPNVIAGAYTNSVKGTKETALFNIDGTIGALVKQAPPNDGILGAVGKLGIKPSAVAFDIWSDGTKNEAWLMADGTLYSVDLATGKATEAARIAGVTGKVTDIAIIGM
- a CDS encoding TMEM175 family protein, with amino-acid sequence MANRLGAFEMRRLEALSNTIFGVAMTLLAYDLPKQKLMVATPDWHAIAAVYGTNLLALLLSFVIAGMFWFSHQRRLAYAPDGGRAAVLVNLLYLLSIILLPVTSGLYGSYSQARDVATLYAFNLALIATINLVLWVMAAAPGRHWQMLGAPAFSALVFVVAFAVAPFAPGFITFIWPLAFIAPFFAAKANGGDGEVS
- a CDS encoding SDR family oxidoreductase, giving the protein MAAVPLEDPRTKYPVPPYKKQSQKWPGLASQMDPLPDHGEKSYKGSGRLAGRKALITGGDSGMGRAAAIAYAREGADVAINYLPDEEPDAQQVIALIKAEGRVAVAIPGDLRSEAFCQEMVAKAVQGLGGLDILVNNAGRQQTQASIMDITSEEFDATMKTNIYAPFWTIKAAMPHLKPGAVIIASSSEQAIDPSAELYDYAQTKAATTSYVKSLAKQLAAKGIRVNAVAPGPIWTPLQVSGGATMEKLEKFGATTPLGRAGQPVELASIYVQLAAPDATYATGQVYGAAGGSGQP
- a CDS encoding sensor domain-containing diguanylate cyclase, whose amino-acid sequence is MSFPIDPDTDAKMFELAPVSLWIEDYSDVKALFEQWQAQGVDDIGTYLLANPARVQECSQRIRILRVNRKTLSLFGARDLNHLMVSLSLVMRDDTFKSHVSELAQLWSGQTQFSSHTVNYTLAGDRLDIQLHGTVLPGHEARWDRVMIAIEDVTEREGARRRLAKSEDYAFGLFAHSPVSLWVEDFSGVKRLIDEVRERGVEDFRVFTDVHEEFVSRCMSEIRVLDVNARTLELFGAPDKETLLRNLGDVFRDEMGPHFREQLIDLWNGKLFQQREVVNYALDGTKLHLLLQFSVLPNHERDWSRVQVALTDITARKKAEAYLEYLGTHDVLTRTLNRSFYVDELNRLERRGQQPVTIIIADLNGLKTANDELGHAVGDALLRRAGEVFGSLVEKPATVARIGGDEFAVLLPGTDAAGGEAVLASLAELIEVNNQYYPDLELSVSTGISTSRPGERLEQVVKRADMLMLQAKRLYYIQTDRDRRSAGAH
- a CDS encoding glutathione S-transferase family protein, whose product is MTRQLYELVGTDADRPFSPFCWRTRMALAHKGLETASVPWRFTEREAIAPHGSEKVPVLIDGDRTVSDSWAIACHLEDAYPDRPSLFGGDGGRAMGRMLNWWGDTVVIGGLFPMIVADIWAHLRPQDQAYFRQSREARFGKTLEEVSADREQRVAGFRKSLDPMRLTLKTQPFLGGEAPNYADYIMFGGFQWARAISAFPLLAKEDAIYAWREKLLDAFGGLARRSPGYDV
- a CDS encoding anti-sigma factor, which codes for MSLPEDDHINDLAADYVMGLLEGAELAAAESRLDSDDAFAGAVHAWRERLAELDATAEEMQPSAALWDRIAASTRVAPAIPLPGARNALRGATLWNNLRFWRGAGIGGAFAALAFAMIMIGALATSRQLRHELVALAQRKPIYVAVLVNDTTKEAGAIVNTFSNGRVELIPLRAIDVPAGRTLQVWTLWDRAIGPKSIGLASQSRTLQLNLESLPDTVADQLFEITLEPEGGSPIGRPTGPILFKGNAARAL
- the uvrB gene encoding excinuclease ABC subunit UvrB, translating into MAKTPETPKKSPIKRAKTPAAKPGAGRPEVKPIGPALAELLNPAINRGEAGMGSSTGLQPPPSNSLERRSGGEAAVHRARASTPKNFKGDSGPRPTPLQPLPQPARPYALRLSEQGFEEAPQAVYGTHAAIPTLDPELAKQYGFTTEEEDNAALARPPRNKMEALGVQATADALEALVTNGRPEFKDDKIWVPHRPPRPDKSEGGVKFVIKSEYEPKGDQPTAIKELVEGISRNDRTQVLLGVTGSGKTYTMAKVIEATQRPAIILAPNKTLAAQLYGEFKSFFPDNAVEYFVSYYDYYQPEAYVPRTDTYIEKDSSINEQIDRMRHSATRALLERDDVIIVASVSCIYGIGSVETYTAMTFALKKGERIDQRQLIADLVALQYKRTQHDFTRGTFRVRGDVIDIFPAHYEDRAWRVNLFGDTVETIEEFDPLTGHKQDELEFIKIYANSHYVTPRPTLIQAIKSIKAELKWRLEQLHEQGRLLEAQRLEQRTTFDIEMMEATGSCAGIENYSRYLTGRRPGEPPPTLFEYVPDNALVFADESHVTVPQIGGMFKGDFRRKATLAEYGFRLPSCMDNRPLRFEEWDMMRPQSVAVSATPSAWELNESGGVFVEQVIRPTGLIDPPINIRPARTQVDDLVGEVRATCAAGYRSLITVLTKRMAEDLTEYLHEQGIRVRYMHSDIDTIERIEIIRDLRLGAFDALVGINLLREGLDIPECALVAVLDADKEGFLRSETSLIQTIGRAARNVDGKVILYADKMTGSMERAIAETDRRREKQVEYNTLHNITPASIKKSIGDIMNSVYERDHVLVEIGNGGMADDVMAIGHNFEAVLGDLETRMREAAADLNFEEAARLRDEVKRLRATELAVVDDPTAKQRKVAGAAGSFKGDKQFGASANMPKLSAKRGGNNTPSSKVHKPGLDEMGIATWHEVLPDRGKKVGRPRKPTLDEMGPGTESKIFQPKDSRQSGPEFGPTARSSGGAPGHRGGWKKR